From a region of the Bacillota bacterium genome:
- a CDS encoding leucyl aminopeptidase family protein, giving the protein MITIIKQKKFQFELEENDILLTNNLNHPFVQTMNNVLNHFLEEKTKEDFTVIHTLGKIKAKKVYVINMDALTSEDKRNDLYKKIAEIKSNVCLLLDTFATTESDTIIESLFEAIVTKNYYFEQYKSKKESTAKNFYFYSEADYDSQVSKGTIYGEAMNHAKDLTNAPNNHLNALSLAKDALLLEKYSNILVKIIEKPEIEKMNMGLFLGVNKGSLDEPKLIFIKYQGLGSFENPVALVGKGVMYDTGGYSLKTPQSMPGMKGDMAGAAAVIGAIEAIAKLKLKVNVMGIIAATDNRIGENAIVPDDILTSAKGLTVEIISTDAEGRLTLADALWFAQKEGAKEIIDVATLTGSIVAALGDEFTGAFTNNRKLYKELKAASLKSFEPLWEMPITKGYHKELKSDVADLRNSGTTRNGGSCVAAAFLEEFIEKGTSWIHLDIAATSSTKNQATGVMVKTFTEFFIQRNI; this is encoded by the coding sequence TAAACAAAAGAAATTCCAATTTGAATTAGAAGAAAATGATATTCTTCTAACAAACAACTTAAATCATCCTTTCGTTCAAACAATGAATAACGTTCTAAATCATTTTCTTGAAGAAAAAACAAAGGAAGATTTCACGGTAATTCATACTCTAGGAAAAATTAAAGCGAAAAAAGTATATGTCATTAATATGGATGCTTTAACTTCTGAAGACAAAAGAAATGATCTGTATAAAAAAATTGCTGAGATTAAATCAAATGTTTGTTTATTGCTTGATACTTTTGCTACAACGGAATCAGATACTATTATTGAAAGTCTTTTTGAAGCAATTGTTACAAAAAACTATTATTTTGAACAATACAAATCAAAGAAAGAATCAACTGCTAAAAACTTTTATTTCTACAGCGAAGCAGATTATGATTCCCAAGTGTCAAAAGGAACAATATATGGAGAAGCAATGAATCATGCTAAAGATTTAACGAATGCTCCTAATAATCATCTAAACGCTTTATCTCTTGCAAAAGATGCATTATTACTGGAAAAGTACTCTAACATTTTAGTTAAGATTATTGAAAAACCTGAAATCGAAAAAATGAATATGGGTCTATTCTTAGGAGTGAACAAAGGAAGTCTTGATGAACCAAAGTTAATATTTATAAAATATCAAGGCTTAGGTTCTTTTGAAAATCCTGTTGCTCTAGTTGGAAAGGGAGTTATGTACGATACAGGTGGTTACTCACTTAAAACGCCTCAATCAATGCCTGGTATGAAAGGTGACATGGCGGGAGCTGCAGCAGTTATTGGTGCAATAGAGGCTATAGCAAAGTTGAAATTAAAAGTAAATGTTATGGGAATTATTGCTGCAACGGATAATCGAATAGGCGAAAATGCTATAGTTCCTGATGATATTCTTACAAGTGCCAAAGGATTAACCGTTGAGATTATATCTACAGATGCAGAAGGAAGATTAACTTTAGCAGATGCTTTATGGTTTGCTCAAAAAGAAGGAGCAAAAGAAATTATTGATGTGGCAACACTAACTGGTTCTATAGTTGCAGCATTAGGAGACGAATTTACAGGAGCCTTTACAAATAATCGAAAACTATACAAAGAATTAAAAGCTGCAAGTTTGAAATCTTTTGAACCTTTATGGGAAATGCCAATTACAAAAGGATATCATAAAGAATTGAAAAGCGATGTCGCTGACTTAAGAAATTCAGGCACTACTAGAAACGGCGGGTCTTGTGTTGCCGCTGCTTTCTTAGAAGAATTTATTGAAAAAGGTACATCTTGGATTCATTTAGATA